From Nerophis lumbriciformis linkage group LG09, RoL_Nlum_v2.1, whole genome shotgun sequence, one genomic window encodes:
- the srsf1b gene encoding serine/arginine-rich splicing factor 1B produces MSAGGIIRGPAGSNDCRIYVGNLPPDIRSKDVEDLFYKYGSIRDIDLKNRRGGPPFAFVQFEDPRDADDAVYGRDGYDYDGYRLRVEFPRSGRGGAAGPPRGRYGPPSRRSEYRVIVSGLPPSGSWQDLKDHMREAGDVCYADVNRDGSGVVEFVRKEDMTYAVHKLDNSKFRSHEGETAYIRVRTDGHGSGSPSYERSRSRSRSKSRSRSFTPRRGRASPRYSPRRSNTRSRSRT; encoded by the exons ATGTCGGCGGGAGGTATTATCCGCGGGCCGGCGGGAAGCAACGACTGCCGCATCTACGTGGGGAATCTCCCCCCCGATATCCGCTCCAAGGACGTGGAAGACCTCTTCTACAAGTACGGCTCCATTCGGGACATTGACCTGAAGAACCGACGAGGAGGACCACCCTTTGCCTTCGTGCAGTTCGAGGACCCCAG GGATGCAGACGATGCTGTTTATGGACGTGATGGCTATGACTACGATGGCTACCGTCTGCGTGTGGAGTTCCCCCGAAGCGGCCGAGGCGGAGCCGCAGGCCCCCCGAGAGGACGCTACGGACCCCCCTCTCGGCGATCAGAGTACCGGGTCATCGTGTCGG GTCTCCCCCCCAGTGGAAGCTGGCAGGACCTGAAGGACCACATGCGGGAGGCGGGCGACGTCTGTTACGCCGACGTCAACCGCGACGGCAGCGGCGTGGTGGAGTTTGTGCGCAAAGAGGACATGACCTACGCGGTCCACAAGTTGGACAACAGCAAGTTCCGCTCCCATGAG GGCGAGACGGCGTACATCCGCGTGAGGACGGACGGCCACGGCAGCGGCAGCCCCAGCTACGAGCGCTCCCGCAGCAGGAGCCGCAGCAAGAGCCGATCGCGCAGCTTCACGCCTCGCCGCGGCCGGGCCTCGCCGCGCTACTCCCCCCGGCGCTCCAACACCCGTTCCCGCTCCCGCACCTAA